From Hippoglossus stenolepis isolate QCI-W04-F060 chromosome 4, HSTE1.2, whole genome shotgun sequence, a single genomic window includes:
- the LOC118106736 gene encoding odorant receptor 131-2-like, giving the protein MAANITTEYKMNDKIMLIQIFVVLFLCINLLLITTFFTKEFFYTTMRYVLFAVTLMSDCLFLFMSDILLILSYSRYTIQMWLCLIIYIVSSLYSFVTPLTLTAMTLERYVAICLPLRHGELCSPRNALHGILMIHSLSSLPCIIFLSIFFASATYGSYTQGRICSVEIFILHTWQGHLRSAISQFYFLIMCITIVFSYVKIMRAAKAASGEDKKSTWRGLRTVGLHAFQLLLCLIQLWCPFIEAALLQINLMLYINVRFFNYITFILAPRCLSPLIYGLRDEMFFHALKRFALCGLRKKH; this is encoded by the coding sequence ATGGCTGCTAACATCACCACAGAGTACAAGATGAATGATAAGATCATGTTGATTCAGATCTTTGTCGTCCTTTTTCTCTGCATTAACCTTCTGCTGATTACGACCTTTTTCACCAAGGAGTTCTTCTACACCACCATGCGCTACGTCTTATTTGCTGTCACGCTAATGTCCgactgtctgtttttattcatgtctgACATCCTGCTCATTTTGAGTTACTCTCGCTATACGATACAAATGTGGTTGTGccttattatttatattgtttcgTCGCTGTACTCTTTTGTGACACCGCTCACTCTGACGGCGATGACCCTGGAGCGCTACGTGGCCATTTGCCTGCCGCTGCGTCACGGAGAGCTGTGCTCCCCACGCAACGCTCTGCACGGCATCCTCATGATCCACAGCCTCAGCTCTCTGCCCTGCAtcatttttctctccatcttctttgCATCTGCCACCTACGGCTCCTACACCCAGGGCAGAATATGCTCTGTGGAAATCTTCATCTTACACACGTGGCAGGGTCACCTCAGGTCAGCCATTAGTCAGTTTTACTTCCTGATCATGTGCATCACAATCGTGTTTTCCTATGTTAAAATAATGAGAGCGGCCAAAGCTGCATCAGGAGAGGACAAAAAGTCCACATGGAGAGGACTCAGAACTGTGGGGCTTCACGCtttccagctgctcctctgcctcATCCAGCTGTGGTGTCCATTCATAGAAGCTGCGTTGCTTCAAATCAATCTCATGTTATATATCAATGTCAGGTTCTTTAATTACATTACTTTTATTCTTGCTCCAAgatgtctgtctcctctcatttATGGCCTCAgggatgaaatgttttttcatgcCCTGAAAAGATTTGCTCTCTGTGGTTTGCGTAAGAAACACTGA
- the LOC118106744 gene encoding odorant receptor 131-2-like, whose product MAANITTEYKMNDKIMLIQIFVVLFLCINLLLITTFFTKEFFYTTMRYVLFAVTLMSDCLFLFMSDILLILNSRYTIQMWLCLIIYLVTSMYFFVTPVTLTAMTLERYVAICLPLRHGELCSPRNALHGILIIHSLSSLPCIVFLSIFFASATYGSYTQGRICSVEIFILHTWQGHLRSAISQFYFLIMCITIVFSYVKIMRAAKAASGEDKKSTWRGLRTVGLHAFQLLLCLIQLWCPFIEAALLQINLMLYINVRFFNYITFILAPRCLSPLIYGLRDEMFFHALKRFALCGLRKKH is encoded by the coding sequence atggcTGCTAACATCACCACAGAGTACAAGATGAATGATAAGATCATGTTGATTCAGATCTTTGTCGTCCTTTTTCTCTGCATTAACCTTCTGCTGATTACGACCTTTTTCACCAAGGAGTTCTTCTACACCACCATGCGCTACGTCTTATTTGCTGTCACGCTAATGTCCgactgtctgtttttattcatgtctgACATCCTGCTCATTTTGAACTCTCGCTATACGATACAAATGTGGTTGTGCCTTATTATTTATCTCGTTACGTCGATGTACTTTTTTGTGACACCGGTCACTCTGACGGCGATGACCCTGGAGCGCTACGTGGCCATTTGCCTGCCGCTGCGTCACGGAGAGCTGTGCTCCCCACGCAACGCTCTGCACGGCATCCTCATCATCCACAGCCTCAGCTCTCTGCCCTGCAtcgtttttctctccatcttctttgCATCTGCCACCTACGGCTCCTACACCCAGGGCAGAATATGCTCTGTGGAAATCTTCATCTTACACACGTGGCAGGGTCACCTCAGGTCAGCCATTAGTCAGTTTTACTTCCTGATCATGTGCATCACAATCGTGTTTTCCTATGTTAAGATAATGAGAGCGGCCAAAGCTGCATCAGGAGAGGACAAAAAGTCCACATGGAGAGGACTCAGAACTGTGGGGCTTCACGCtttccagctgctcctctgcctcATCCAGCTGTGGTGTCCATTCATAGAAGCTGCGTTGCTTCAAATCAATCTCATGTTATATATCAATGTCAGGTTCTTTAATTACATTACTTTTATTCTTGCTCCAAgatgtctgtctcctctcatttATGGCCTCAgggatgaaatgttttttcatgcCCTGAAAAGATTTGCTCTCTGTGGTTTGCGTAAGAAACACTGA